Part of the Sulfurimonas hongkongensis genome is shown below.
TGAAGTGTCAGCTTGAGAGGCTGGAGTTGGAGATGATGGAGCTTCTACATTAGTAGACTCTACCATGTTGTCAACTACAGAACTTTGTGCAGAGGCAGAGTACATATAACCCAAAGCAATAGTGTTTGAAACAAACAAAAAGCCTATAAGAAAAGTAGCTTTAGCTAAAAAAGAGTTTGGTCCTTTAGCACCAAAAACAGACTCATTTGAGCCACTATAAGCACCAAGCCCTATGCTTGAGCTTTTTTGAAGAAGTACAGCTATTACTAGTATTACAACTAAAATTATCTGAACAATGAGTAAAAAACTAGTTGTCATTTATAAATTCCTTTAATTTCATTCACAACACTTAAGGAAGTAAATTCCTTGAGTTACGCTAATACCCCAGGGGTACTCCGTCGTGCGCGCTTGGTTTCCTTCGGCAGGAAGCCCATCACATCTAGTGTGATTTATTCTCCATGCTATTTTAAAAAGTGGCGAATTATATCTAAAAAAAATAATTATTACAAAATTAGATATAATTTCAAAAAAAGTTTGGAGAATTTATGAGAGATTTTAGAAATGTTATTTTTTTATTAATAGTCGCAGTTTTTTTGCTACAAATGTTTGTTTTAAAGCAAGATGCTAAACTTGCAGAAGAAAAAAACCAAGCAAAACCAACCGTAGCACTAAGCACATTCTCCCTTTATGATATAGCAAAAAATATCTCAAATGACACGATAGACCTTGTTATGATTTTACCTTTTGGAGTAGATGCACATAGTTTTGAACCCACCCCAAAGCTTATGGCAAAGATTATGCAAAGCGATATAGTTATATATAGTGGAGCTGGGCTTGAGCCGTGGACAAGCTCATTTGAGTTTAAAAACAGAGTTATAGATATGAGTAAACATGTAAAACTCTTAAACTCAGAACATGGAAGTTGCAACCATGAAGAGCATCAACACCATGGGGGTCATGAAGAAGAGATGGACCCACACTACTGGTTAGATATACAAAACATGATAGATGCTACAAATCTTATAGCAGGAGAATTTTCTAAACTCTCAAAAGAAAATGAAGAGCTATATAGAAAAAATGCAGAGATTTATATATCTGAACTACAGGCAATAGATGAAGAGTATAAGCAGAGATTAGCATCTTGTAAAAAAGAGACCATTATAGTAAATCACAACGCTTTTTCTTATCTTAGTCAAAACTATGGTTTTGAGGTTGAAGCTCTTAGCGGACTCTCCCCAGATGCACAATCAAATGCACAAAATATGTTAAAGCTAATAGAGCATGTAAAAGAGCATGATCTAAAAGTTGTATTTTTTGAGAGTTTTGTAAGTGATAAAGCGATGAAAAGCATTGCAAATGAAGCAAATGTAGCAGTTGATGTTCTCCAACCTCTAGGAAACATTACAGCAGATGAGGCAAAAAAGGATCTAAGCTACAAAGATATTATGCTTGAAAACTTAGAAAAAATTAGCAACGCTCTTGAGTGCAAATGAAGTTTAGACTACCAATCTTTGATGTAAAAAATCTATACTTTATAGTAGATAATCAAGAGATACTCTCTAATGTGTCTTTTGAGATTTTCGCGCAAGACTATATTGCCATCATTGGTCCAAATGGTGGTGGTAAAACTACTCTAATAAGAATTTTACTAGGACTTGAGAGAGAGACAAAAGGCGAAGTGCGAATATTTGGCAAGCGTATAAAAGACTTTAAAGAGTGGCAGAAGATAGGTTATGTTCCACAAAGAGCTAGTCATGTAGATGCATCATTTCCAGCTACAACAGAGGATGTTGTAAAGATGGGCAGAACTTCAAAGCAAAAGCTATTTTCAAAAGAGAGTCAAGAGGATAAGATGAGAGTCGAAGATGCCATGAAAAAAATGGATGTTTACCATCTAAAAGACAAGATGATAGGTACACTTTCAGGTGGACAAAGACAAAGAGTGATGTGTGCTAGAGCTTTGGCATCGAGACCTGAAATACTGATACTAGATGAACCAAATACTGGTGTAGATGTATCTTCTCAACAAAGATTTTATGAACTTCTACGAGAGTTAAACACAAAAGAGAAAATTACTATTGTCTTTATTACTCATGACATTGGAGTTATAGCTGACGATATTGCAAGGCTTTTTACCATTAACCAAAAAGCAGTGATATGTAACAATCCCAAAGAGGCTCTAAGTTGCGAAGAGATGAGCGAGCTTTATGGTATAGATGCACACCTGCTTCATAACCACAAGCATGAGCACTAAGATGTTAGAAATGTTTGAGTATGAATTTATGCAAAGAGCTTTTTTAGCTGGGATGATTATCGCTATCTTAGCATCCATCAGCGGAACCTTTATAGTTTTAAGACGCTACTCCATGATAAGTGAAACTCTAGCACACTCAGCTTTAGTTGGTGTTGCTGTTGGTTTGGTCGCAGGATTTAACCCTCTTTGGATGGCGGTTATTGTCGCTATCATCTCAGCGTGGCTTATAGAGTATCTAAGATATAATTTTGCACTATACTCTGATGCAGTTCTTGCTATATTTTTATCAGGTTCTTTAGCCATCGCTGTTATCATCGTCTCTTTAGGTGGTGCATTTAACAACTCACTTTTTTCATATCTATTTGGTTCCATACTTGCAGTTAGCGACGCAGATCTTATAACTATCTTTGTCTTTGGCATAGTCTGTCTTAGCCTTTTACTCATTTTTGCAAAAGAGTTTTATTTTATAGCTTATGATGAAGAGGTTGCAAAAACAAGTGGCATAAGAGTTAGGCTCTTAAACTTCCTGCTTGTTAGTATCGCAGCCATCATCATAGCGCTCTCCATCAGAGTTGTTGGAAGTTTGCTCATTGGAGCGCTAATGGTTATCCCAACAGTTTCGGCACTTCAGTACAGACAAGGGTTTGTAAAAACCATCTTAATATCTCTGTTTTTTGCCATCTTTAGCGTTGCATCTGGCATGACTCTATCTTTTTATATGTCTTTGCCATCAGGAGCCACTATAGTGCTCTCTATAGTGGTAATTTTTATCATCTCTTTAGTAGCAAATAGACGATGAAAATAAGCTCGGAGTTTTCCAAAAATGCTCTGCACTATGGTTCTTACAATGTTATACAAAACAGAGTCATAAAGAGACTTTTTGAAAAATTAGATTATCAGCCTAGGAAGATTTTGGATTTAGGTTGTGGAAGCGGTGCAGTTTGTCGCAATATTGATTGGCAATATGATAATTTCACAGGTGTAGATTTTGCTCTGGGTATGTTAGAGCTGCATCCAAAATCTAAAAACATAGAGTGTATTTATGGAGATTTTAATGATGCTGCCCTATTTCAAAATAGACTAGAAAAAAACTATGAACACATATTTTCAGCATCAGCTCTTCAGTGGGCAGATGACTTGGAGAGGCTTTTTTGTGAGATAAAAAAGCTAGATGCAAGACTCTCTTTAGCCATCTTTAGTTCAAACACCTTTAAGACGCTAAACAAAACAGCAAATTTAACTTCTATACTAAGAAGTGTAGATGAGATAGAAGAACTTCAAAAAAAATACCTAGATGCAGAGATGGAAGTAGTCCAGTATAAGTTAGAGTTTGAATCCTCAAGAGATATGTTTAAGTATATAAAAAAAAGTGGTGTGAGTGCATCTAGAAAAGTGTTGAGCTATAAAGAGACAAAAAGGCTTATGCGAGAGTATCCTTTAAGCTATTTAGAGTTTGAAGTTGTTTTTATCTATAAGTGAGAAGTTTACTTCTCTTGAAGCACTATCTCTTTTTCTAAGTTATAAAGTTCATATCTTATATATTTAAAATTTTCACTAAGTTTTATATCATAGAGTTTAAAAAGTTCTTCTAAGACTCTGCAAGACTCCTCTGCTCTTTTGAAATTTGCAATAATAACACTTCTTATATCTGTACGATTTAACTCACTCTTAGTGGTTGGACGAAGTACATCTTTGATGCTATCTCTATGAAGGAGAAGTTTATCTATGTCATCGATGCGAGAAATATGACGAAGTTGTTTTAGTTTTAGGGAGAAGTCTTTGTTGTTATCCCGATATCGCATGATATCTTCAACAACTCGTATACCCTCTTTGAGGCGATTAAGGTTTGCATCACACACCCGAAAGAGTTCGGGTGAGAGAGACTCTTTAGTCATCACTACCAAAGATACCAAAGAGGTGAAGCAGTGCAGTAAAGATATTTAAAAAGTCTAAGTATAGTGCAATAGCTCCATCAATAGGTGTTTCATAAGAACCTCTCATAATGTTTTGAGTGTCATATATAACTAAGATGCTAAATAAAAATACAACAGCACCAGAGATGACAACGCTTAACATAGGGTTGCCTAAGAATAGGTTAACAACCGAGAATCCGATAACAACAAAAAGAGCAATCATCAAAGGTTTACTATAACTTGTAAAATCTTTTGTAGTTTTAATAGCGTAAAAACTCATAGCACCAAAAACTACAGCAGTCATAGCAAAAGCATTGCCAACAACTGTTCCACCACCACTCATCCCAAGTGTATGAGAAAGTAGGGGCGCTAACATAAGACCTGTCATAAAGACAAATGCAAACATAACCACAAGGTTTATTCCAGGTTTATTTTTTACAAAGTGAAGTCCTATAAGAAGTCCGATTTCTAAAATAAACAGAGGTATAAACCAAGCCGCAATAGTTCCAGCTAGTGGAACACCAACATAAGCACCAACTGCACCAGCCATCATAGATGCTGCAAATAGTTTATATGTTTCTTTAACAAAAGAGATGATTTGAGAATCACTGCGAGTGGTACTCTCGTAAGAAAAAGAGTTACCTCTAGCGTAATCGCGATCATAAAGTCCCATAATTTTTTCCTCATAATATAGTTTGATAAGAATTTTATATATAAAGAGTTAATGCATAGCAACAGTACTTTTAAACTCTTTATATGTAAGGAAAAATAAAA
Proteins encoded:
- a CDS encoding metal ABC transporter substrate-binding protein, with translation MRDFRNVIFLLIVAVFLLQMFVLKQDAKLAEEKNQAKPTVALSTFSLYDIAKNISNDTIDLVMILPFGVDAHSFEPTPKLMAKIMQSDIVIYSGAGLEPWTSSFEFKNRVIDMSKHVKLLNSEHGSCNHEEHQHHGGHEEEMDPHYWLDIQNMIDATNLIAGEFSKLSKENEELYRKNAEIYISELQAIDEEYKQRLASCKKETIIVNHNAFSYLSQNYGFEVEALSGLSPDAQSNAQNMLKLIEHVKEHDLKVVFFESFVSDKAMKSIANEANVAVDVLQPLGNITADEAKKDLSYKDIMLENLEKISNALECK
- a CDS encoding Bax inhibitor-1/YccA family protein yields the protein MGLYDRDYARGNSFSYESTTRSDSQIISFVKETYKLFAASMMAGAVGAYVGVPLAGTIAAWFIPLFILEIGLLIGLHFVKNKPGINLVVMFAFVFMTGLMLAPLLSHTLGMSGGGTVVGNAFAMTAVVFGAMSFYAIKTTKDFTSYSKPLMIALFVVIGFSVVNLFLGNPMLSVVISGAVVFLFSILVIYDTQNIMRGSYETPIDGAIALYLDFLNIFTALLHLFGIFGSDD
- a CDS encoding metal ABC transporter permease, whose product is MLEMFEYEFMQRAFLAGMIIAILASISGTFIVLRRYSMISETLAHSALVGVAVGLVAGFNPLWMAVIVAIISAWLIEYLRYNFALYSDAVLAIFLSGSLAIAVIIVSLGGAFNNSLFSYLFGSILAVSDADLITIFVFGIVCLSLLLIFAKEFYFIAYDEEVAKTSGIRVRLLNFLLVSIAAIIIALSIRVVGSLLIGALMVIPTVSALQYRQGFVKTILISLFFAIFSVASGMTLSFYMSLPSGATIVLSIVVIFIISLVANRR
- the secG gene encoding preprotein translocase subunit SecG, translating into MTTSFLLIVQIILVVILVIAVLLQKSSSIGLGAYSGSNESVFGAKGPNSFLAKATFLIGFLFVSNTIALGYMYSASAQSSVVDNMVESTNVEAPSSPTPASQADTSPEAPAVK
- a CDS encoding methyltransferase domain-containing protein, giving the protein MKISSEFSKNALHYGSYNVIQNRVIKRLFEKLDYQPRKILDLGCGSGAVCRNIDWQYDNFTGVDFALGMLELHPKSKNIECIYGDFNDAALFQNRLEKNYEHIFSASALQWADDLERLFCEIKKLDARLSLAIFSSNTFKTLNKTANLTSILRSVDEIEELQKKYLDAEMEVVQYKLEFESSRDMFKYIKKSGVSASRKVLSYKETKRLMREYPLSYLEFEVVFIYK
- a CDS encoding metal ABC transporter ATP-binding protein; amino-acid sequence: MKFRLPIFDVKNLYFIVDNQEILSNVSFEIFAQDYIAIIGPNGGGKTTLIRILLGLERETKGEVRIFGKRIKDFKEWQKIGYVPQRASHVDASFPATTEDVVKMGRTSKQKLFSKESQEDKMRVEDAMKKMDVYHLKDKMIGTLSGGQRQRVMCARALASRPEILILDEPNTGVDVSSQQRFYELLRELNTKEKITIVFITHDIGVIADDIARLFTINQKAVICNNPKEALSCEEMSELYGIDAHLLHNHKHEH